The sequence AGGTATTATAAATTTTGATGCACCGCAGGTTAAATTTAACCAAAAACCTCAATATTTAGGTTCCGGAACAGAAGTTGATTTTACTGTAATTGATAAAAAACCAGGATTAAATTCTGTAAAAGTTTATTTAGTCCAAAATAACAAAAATATAGAAGTCCTCACAGATACAAACTTTCCCGAAGGATTAACAGATAAAACCTATAACCTGAAAATTGATGCAAGAAAATACGGCATTCAGCCTGGAAAAGCAAAATTAGTTTTTGTTGTTGAAGATAGTTCAATTCTCAAAAATAAAAAAACTTATTCTTATGACCTTCAGGTTGATTTAACTCCTCCAACTCTTAGTATCCTTTCATCTCCTGCAACAATCATAAATGGAGGAACCGGATTTGTATTTTATAGAACATCTCCAGACGTAGTTAAAACAGGTGTAAAGGTGGGAAACCTTGAGTTCAAATGCTTTAATAACGTAATTGATAACCCTAATATCTATGGCTGCGCATTCCCTTATCCATATTATTGGAGCAGGAAGAAATCTATTGTTGTTTTTGCCATTGATAGAGCAGGAAATAAAACTTCCCATGCCCTTATGTATTACTTTAAAAGGGTAAAATACAGACGCTCTGTTATTAACATAACAGATGAATTTATTGAAACAAAAGTAAGACCTCTGTCAGACAAAGATATAGCCGACCCTGTTGAACTTTTTAAATATGTAAATGTTCAGATAAGAAAAAGGAATGAAGATCTTATACATAAAATTACTTCCAATGTTTCAATCCATGAGCCGTTATTCAGGACAAATTTTTTACAGCTTAGAAACTCAAAAGTATTAGGGGGCTTTGCAGATTACAGGAAATACAGATATAAAGGCAAAATAATAAAAGGTGCAGATGCTTACCACAAAGGCTTAGACATGGCATCTATAAAAAATGCACCTGTTCAGGCTGCAGAGGATGGAAAGGTGGTATTTACAGGATTTTTGGGTATTTATGGAAACTCTGTAATCATAGAACATGGAATGGGAGTATTTACACTCTATTCACACCTCGCAGAAATACATGTAAATAAAGGAGATGAAGTTTCAAGGGGAACGGAGATTGGACTTACAGACACAACAGGACTTGCTGTAGGAGACCATCTTCACTTTGGAGTGCTTGTTCAGGGACTTGAGGTTCATCCAATTGAATGGCTTGATAAGAACTGGGTCAAAACAAGATTCTTAGAACCTTATAAAAAAATAAAAACATTATACGGAGGTCAGTAAATGAAGTTCTTCATTGATACTGCAAATATTGAGGAAATTAGAGCAGCAAATGAGCTTAAAATCCTTGATGGTGTTACAACTAACCCAACCCTTATATCCAAAACAGGTAAACCATTTATGGAAGTTGTTAAAGAAATTTTAGCGGAAATTCCAGATAAGCCTGTTAGCCTTGAGGTTGCCAGCACAGATTTTGAAGGAATGGTTAGAGAAGGGGAGATGCTTGCAAAATTGGGAGACAACGTTGTTATTAAAATTCCTGCAACAATAGATGGTCTAAAAGCCGTTAAACATTTTGAATATAACGGAATAAAAACAAATGTAACCCTTATATTCTCTCCATCTCAGGCACTTCTTGCAATGAAAGCAGGGGCATCTTATATCTCTCCATTTGTCGGAAGACTTGATGATATCAGTCAAAATGGTATGGAGCTAATATCACAAATCAGAACAATTATTGATAATTATGGATTCAATACAGAAATTATCGTTGCAAGTGTAAGACATCCAATGCATGTAGTAGAGGCTGCACTTATCGGGGCAGATATTGCAACAATACCTTACAAAGTTATTGCACAGCTTATAAAACATCCACTTACAGATATAGGTCTTGAAAGATTCCTGAAAGACTGG comes from Persephonella sp. and encodes:
- the fsa gene encoding fructose-6-phosphate aldolase — its product is MKFFIDTANIEEIRAANELKILDGVTTNPTLISKTGKPFMEVVKEILAEIPDKPVSLEVASTDFEGMVREGEMLAKLGDNVVIKIPATIDGLKAVKHFEYNGIKTNVTLIFSPSQALLAMKAGASYISPFVGRLDDISQNGMELISQIRTIIDNYGFNTEIIVASVRHPMHVVEAALIGADIATIPYKVIAQLIKHPLTDIGLERFLKDWESVPEKPF
- a CDS encoding M23 family metallopeptidase, with the translated sequence MKGKLILLLILIAAAAGGFFYYKGIINFDAPQVKFNQKPQYLGSGTEVDFTVIDKKPGLNSVKVYLVQNNKNIEVLTDTNFPEGLTDKTYNLKIDARKYGIQPGKAKLVFVVEDSSILKNKKTYSYDLQVDLTPPTLSILSSPATIINGGTGFVFYRTSPDVVKTGVKVGNLEFKCFNNVIDNPNIYGCAFPYPYYWSRKKSIVVFAIDRAGNKTSHALMYYFKRVKYRRSVINITDEFIETKVRPLSDKDIADPVELFKYVNVQIRKRNEDLIHKITSNVSIHEPLFRTNFLQLRNSKVLGGFADYRKYRYKGKIIKGADAYHKGLDMASIKNAPVQAAEDGKVVFTGFLGIYGNSVIIEHGMGVFTLYSHLAEIHVNKGDEVSRGTEIGLTDTTGLAVGDHLHFGVLVQGLEVHPIEWLDKNWVKTRFLEPYKKIKTLYGGQ